In Ailuropoda melanoleuca isolate Jingjing chromosome X, ASM200744v2, whole genome shotgun sequence, a single genomic region encodes these proteins:
- the TMSB15B gene encoding thymosin beta-15B, which translates to MAGGSGAGPAPRLITAAFRAGRLTASGVWSFVGPADSLSPVFKPPVFFSVKMSDKPDLSEVEKFDRSKLKKTNTKEKNTLPSKETIQQEKECVQTS; encoded by the exons ATGGCTGGGGGGTCTGGGGCGGGGCCTGCTCCGAGACTTATAACCGCAGCGTTCCGCGCGGGAAGGCTAACCGCGTCCGGTGTGTGGAGTTTCGTTGGTCCAGCCGATAGCCTTTCGCCCGTCTTCAAGCCACCAG tctttttttcagTCAAGATGAGTGATAAGCCAGATTTGTCTGAAGTGGAGAAGTTTGACAGGTCAAAACTGAAGAAAActaatactaaagaaaaaaatactcttcCCTCAAAGGAAA ctatcCAGCAGGAGAAAGAGTGTGTTCAAACTTCATAA